In Argonema galeatum A003/A1, the genomic stretch CGTAATAGAGATATTATCGCTCACTTGGATTTGGTAGAACCCTTCTATGTGGTATGAAGGGTCGTCATCGTCGCCACCTAAACCAGCATTAAATAAATCGTTGGATAGATTAGCACTGGCGTCAGCGATCGGCTCAATACCCAGGATGATACCTCCAAGGTTGCCTTTCTTACCCAGGTCTGGAAAACCAAGGGTAACGGCACCGTTAAAGATATCGATATTGCCACGGTTAATTTGTCCGCCCAGCGTAGAAAGAGTGCGAGTATTCGTGTAGCCAGCCCAACCGCCGATCACAAAATTACGGGCTAGTTGCCACGATAGCTCGACACCGTAGGAGTTGCTGGAAATTGGCAAATTGTTATCACCAGCAAACGGCGTGGAAGCTGCTAAAGTCGATCGCAAATTAGCAACCCGACTGCCAGTTCCGAGATCCCTGTTGTAGGAGTGAACGTAAGTCAAACCCAGTTGGAAGCCAGCACCCGGCTTAAACACAACCTGTGCCAGCGCACCGTAAGGCCCATCAAACAAACCGCTGCCATCTCTCGGATCGTTGACTGCGGTGCCTTGATAGCCCAAACTGATTTCAATGTTATCGTTTAACTCGTGCCTGAGCCCTATGCCAGCGCCATCCGCCAGATAATAAATAGCGTGGCGCGTGCCAAAGCGAGACAAAGCACCGCTTCCGCCATCTCCATCCAGGACGTTTAGGGTGTTGGCAAAGCTATCCGATCCGGTAGCATTTGCGCCGATCACGACCTCAGTGCGTTTGCCTAAAGGAAAAGTGTAGGACAACTCATCCAGGACGATATCATTATTGCCCGATTGCTCAAAAGGGCCACCACCAAAAGATAAATCGCCTTCCGGGGTTAAGGTGGAAGTCGCAGAAAACGCACCCAGATTACTTGCTTGCAGTCGCGTTCTCAACCTGTCTCTGCCGGTAAAGCTGGTTTCAAAGTTGAGGCGAACGCGATCGGCAAAAATAGGTTGGTTGTCTATCTCGCGGCCAAAAGCATCATCTCCTTTGACGATACCTGCCACCGCAAAAATCGCTTCTCCGGCAAGTTTCGTAGTCGTGGAAAATTGCTGTGCTTCCAGTCGCGTTGCGCGTGCTTCCAGTGCATCCACGCGACCGCGCAGGGTAGTGAGTTCAGCCCTAAATTCTTCTTGCAATCGCCGGAGGGTGGCTATTTCCTCTGTACTTATCCCACCGCCTCCTGCTGCCGCAATCAATTCTTGTATCCGGTTTAAGCAAGAATTTAAGCCAGCGGCAAATTCATAGCGGGTCAAGGCGCGGTTGCCGCGATAAGTGCGATCGGGATAACCTTCAATACAACCGTAGCGCTCAACAAGAGATTGTAGGGCTTGAAATGCCCAGTCTGTCGGTTGAACGTCCCGCAGTTGCGAAACCGAGGTTACTTGAGACAGAGAGTTTTTAGGTTTTTGGCTGTTGTAGCGGTTGATTTGATCTAAAGTGCTTGTCGCATCGGGGGAGGCGGGAACCCCCACTTGAGGTGTCGCTGGGATTTCGTCTGCGTAGGACGCTGGGATTGTTGCTGCTGCGATCGCTAGTGTCGCACCCAGTACCGCTGGGCTCAATAGCAGATAATTGCACAAAAGTTTTAACATATTGAACCTTTTACTCCTCACACCGATTCCAGATTATCAGCATTCGTTTGAAAATGCTCTTTGGGCCGATCGTATCGCCGTATCCAGACAAAAGGTCTTTTTCGGTAAGACTTAATGATATCTGATTTCAATAGGACTTAGGCATTTGCCCCCCTAACCCCCCAAATCTGGGGGAATAAGTTTTTTCTCCCCCCAGATTTGGGGGGCCCTGGCAAGGGGGGCAAAATCAGGATTTTTGCGTAAGTCCTGTTCTATAGCCAAGTGCGAATTCGACCCTATGGGAGTGTCTGTTGTCTTGGCGAAGAAGAATCCTGTAGTAGAATGAGATTTATTCTCGCATCTAGTTTAGAATTTAGATCGATTCTCATTACATCTGTGTCAGAGTCAATCCAAAATCCTAGAATCCAAAATCGATAGACCTCTGACTCGCCTTCCCAGGAGAAAAACCGTGATGCGCCCTAATTTGCAAGGATTGTTAATCGCCTTGCTGCTGCCTGTATTAGCCGCAACTGGCTGTAACCAATCTAATTCGGCACCCGTGTCTCCCACCACCGAGTCTTCCCCACAGTCGCAACAACTCAAAGTTGTGGCGACATTTTTGCCCATATACTGGTTCACCAAGGCAGTTGCGGGGGATTTGGCGAAGGTAGAAGTTTTGGTGCCGCCGGGTACGGAAGTGCATGAGTACCAGGCAACGCCAAAGGATGTGCAGGCTTTAGCGCAAGCTGATGTGCTGGTCAAAAATGGCTTCGGTTTGGAAGAATTTCTCGAAAATACCGTGAAAAACGCCCAAAATACGAAGCTAAAAGAGATTGAAGCGTCGAATGGCATTAAACCTTTGCAGGAAATCTCGCCCGTCGTTAAACCAACCGAAAAAGCAGACAACGACCACGATCGTGAAGCTGGCAATCCTCATGTTTGGCTAGATCCGGTATTGGCAATCAAACAGGTAGAAAATATTCGCGATGGTTTAATTGCAGCAGATCCAGCAAATAAAGCAGGCTATCAAGCTAATGCTAGCGCCTATATTGAGCAACTGCAAGAAATCGATCGCCAGTTTAAGCAGAGTTTGCAGCGATATCCCAATTGCACCTTTGTTACCTTCCACGATGCTTATCCTTACTTGGCACAGCGGTATCAACTCAAACAGGTTGCTGTAGTTGAAATTCCCGAAGATCAACTTTCACCAACAGATATCCAAAAGACGATCGCAGCCGTAAAACAGTACAAAGTAAAGGCTTTGTTTGGGGAACCTGGGGTAGACAACAAATTGCTCAAAAGTCTTTCCCAAGATTTGAATTTGACCCTCCGCCCGCTGGATTCTCTGGAAATTGGGCCACTAGATCCGCAGCATTACTTCACTGCGATGAAAACCAATCTGCAAACCCTTGAATCTGCTTGTCGGTAGATTAAAAAGTTTTGAGTTTGTAATTAATAAAGTTAAATTGGATGAAATGAATTTTGAGTCACTCCCCGTTTTGAAGGTAGAAGGCTTAACGGTGTACCGGGGAACCTACCAAGCTATTCGGGATGTCTCTTTTGAACTGCTACCTGGAACAGATACGGCAGTGATCGGCCCGAATGGTTCGGGGAAAAGTACGCTTGTGCAAGCAATTCTAGACCTGATGCCGCACACTGCTGGAAAAGTAGAGATTTTTGGTCTGCCAGTCAAACAGCTAGGGCGTCGGCAGCGTCAGATTGGCTACATTCCTCAACATTTTATATTCGATCGCAGTTTTCCCATTTCTGTTGCTGAATTGGTAGGACTGGGATGGGAGAATGAAAGACAAAATGGCGTAACCCGGCATGAAGGCGATCCCCCCCTACCCCCCCTTAAAAAAGGGGGAAGGAAAAAGAAAGATTTTTCCTTTTTTCCTTTTTCTTCGATCTGGGAGAATCCGGAAAAAGCAGAGGCGATCGCACAAGCATTGCACCGAGTGAATGCCTACCACCTACGCAAGCAAGCGATCGGCACTCTCAGCGGTGGCGAACTAAAGCGGGTATTATTGGCTTACTGCTTGGTGAGTCCCCGGCGGTTATTGGTACTGGATGAGGCGTTTGCCGGATTGGACGTTTCAGGAGAAGCCGATTTTTACACTTTGTTGAATGAACTGAAGAACGAACAACGTTGGACAGTGCTACAAATTTCTCACGATTTAGATATGGTGAACCGCCACTGCGATCGCGTCCTCTGTCTCAACCAAACATTAGTTTGTTCCGGAACGCCAGATACTATTCTTTCCCCCGAAAACTTGCTAGCGACTTACGGCCCAGCCTTCAGTCGCTATCAACACAGACATTAATTTTAGATTTTAGATGGCTACCAACCATTACCAGAAGAAACCTCACCCCCCTAACCCCCCTCTCCTCCAGAGGAGAGGGGGGAGAAATACTCCCCTCCCTGTTGCGGGGAGGGGTTGGGGGTGGGGTTCCACTGTCCTGGCGAATGACTGGTAGCCTTTTAGATTTTAGATTTAAAATCCAAAATACAAAATTTAAGCCGTTTCATCCAAATGTTCTGCAACCGATCGATAAAGTTCTAATACATGATGATCTAGAAGGCGATAAAAAACATTTCGTCCTTGTTTGCGGTAACTCACTAATCGCATTGTCCGTAAGACGCGCATTTGATGGGAAACTGCTGATTCACTCATCTCTAGCGCTACTGCCAAATCGCAAACGCAGAGTTCTTTTACTGCTAAAATTGAGAGAATTCGCAGCCGATTGGCATCTCCCAATAAACTAAAAAACTCTGCCATGCGCTGAGCTTTGTCTGTATTAAGGATTTCCTGCTGAAGATCTTGAACATCTTCAATCTCAACGGCGTGTGGCGGATGACAGGTGAGGCTTTCTTGCTGCTTAACGAGATTAGTTACGACACCATTAAAGCTTGGCTGAATTGACATATTAAAGTTACAAGTGAAATTAATTTTTATGTCTTTTGTATTGGAATGGGTGTTTCGATAATGATTTCCCTGAACGAACTTGCTCACTATCATGCTAGCTTATTGGCCGTGACTGATGGCGGTAACTTGATGGAACTGCTACAGTTTCCTTTTATGCAGCGTGCGATCGCAGGCGGCGTCTTGATGGGATTGCTGGGAGGCTTACTAGGTTGCTTCGTCACCCTGCGACAATTGTCTTTTTTCAGCCATGCGGTCGGTCACTCAGCTTTGGTGGGAATTGTTTTAGGTGTTTTGCTACAATTAAACCCCACCTGGATGCTGCTGCCTTTCACTCTCGCTTTTGGTTTAGCGGTACTCTATTTAATCGACCAAACGGATTTAGCCAGCGACAACATCCTCAACGTTGTACTATCGGGAACTTTGGCAGTCGGCATTATCCTCAGTGGCTTGATTAAAGGCTATCGCGGCGGCTTGATGAATGTCCTGTTTGGGGATATTCTGGCGATCGACCAGATTGACATAGTACTCACGCTGATGTTAGTCCTGAGTGCTGCAATCTATCTGCTATCAACGCTACAGCAGCAAATCCTGTTGACGCTTAATCCCGCTGTAGCCAAAGTTCAAGGCAT encodes the following:
- a CDS encoding iron uptake porin, giving the protein MLKLLCNYLLLSPAVLGATLAIAAATIPASYADEIPATPQVGVPASPDATSTLDQINRYNSQKPKNSLSQVTSVSQLRDVQPTDWAFQALQSLVERYGCIEGYPDRTYRGNRALTRYEFAAGLNSCLNRIQELIAAAGGGGISTEEIATLRRLQEEFRAELTTLRGRVDALEARATRLEAQQFSTTTKLAGEAIFAVAGIVKGDDAFGREIDNQPIFADRVRLNFETSFTGRDRLRTRLQASNLGAFSATSTLTPEGDLSFGGGPFEQSGNNDIVLDELSYTFPLGKRTEVVIGANATGSDSFANTLNVLDGDGGSGALSRFGTRHAIYYLADGAGIGLRHELNDNIEISLGYQGTAVNDPRDGSGLFDGPYGALAQVVFKPGAGFQLGLTYVHSYNRDLGTGSRVANLRSTLAASTPFAGDNNLPISSNSYGVELSWQLARNFVIGGWAGYTNTRTLSTLGGQINRGNIDIFNGAVTLGFPDLGKKGNLGGIILGIEPIADASANLSNDLFNAGLGGDDDDPSYHIEGFYQIQVSDNISITPGVIWLTAPDHNKNNDDVIIGTIRTTFSF
- a CDS encoding metal ABC transporter solute-binding protein, Zn/Mn family, with protein sequence MRPNLQGLLIALLLPVLAATGCNQSNSAPVSPTTESSPQSQQLKVVATFLPIYWFTKAVAGDLAKVEVLVPPGTEVHEYQATPKDVQALAQADVLVKNGFGLEEFLENTVKNAQNTKLKEIEASNGIKPLQEISPVVKPTEKADNDHDREAGNPHVWLDPVLAIKQVENIRDGLIAADPANKAGYQANASAYIEQLQEIDRQFKQSLQRYPNCTFVTFHDAYPYLAQRYQLKQVAVVEIPEDQLSPTDIQKTIAAVKQYKVKALFGEPGVDNKLLKSLSQDLNLTLRPLDSLEIGPLDPQHYFTAMKTNLQTLESACR
- a CDS encoding metal ABC transporter ATP-binding protein → MNFESLPVLKVEGLTVYRGTYQAIRDVSFELLPGTDTAVIGPNGSGKSTLVQAILDLMPHTAGKVEIFGLPVKQLGRRQRQIGYIPQHFIFDRSFPISVAELVGLGWENERQNGVTRHEGDPPLPPLKKGGRKKKDFSFFPFSSIWENPEKAEAIAQALHRVNAYHLRKQAIGTLSGGELKRVLLAYCLVSPRRLLVLDEAFAGLDVSGEADFYTLLNELKNEQRWTVLQISHDLDMVNRHCDRVLCLNQTLVCSGTPDTILSPENLLATYGPAFSRYQHRH
- a CDS encoding ArsR/SmtB family transcription factor; this translates as MSIQPSFNGVVTNLVKQQESLTCHPPHAVEIEDVQDLQQEILNTDKAQRMAEFFSLLGDANRLRILSILAVKELCVCDLAVALEMSESAVSHQMRVLRTMRLVSYRKQGRNVFYRLLDHHVLELYRSVAEHLDETA
- a CDS encoding metal ABC transporter permease — protein: MISLNELAHYHASLLAVTDGGNLMELLQFPFMQRAIAGGVLMGLLGGLLGCFVTLRQLSFFSHAVGHSALVGIVLGVLLQLNPTWMLLPFTLAFGLAVLYLIDQTDLASDNILNVVLSGTLAVGIILSGLIKGYRGGLMNVLFGDILAIDQIDIVLTLMLVLSAAIYLLSTLQQQILLTLNPAVAKVQGIPVQLHRYLFVVLLSLTVALATKAIGILLVNAFLVIPASAAKLLSNQFNRFLALSAIIGIVSSIIGILLSGIFNWASGPSIVLVQFFVFLAVTGLIKLKIWAT